Genomic window (Prosthecodimorpha staleyi):
TATGACGAGCTGGTCACGGCCGTGCACACCCACGAGCCGGAATACCGGATCCGCGACCTGCAGTTCGTTTCGCTGACGCGCGAGGGCGGCCTCGGCCTGAAGCACGGCGGCATCTACTACCCCGAGGGGCGCCTCGGCAATTACACGATCGCCCAGCCGGTCGCCGCCTCGCTGCCGCTGGCCGCCCGCGAAGGCTGGTACCGGCGCAATGCCGTCCTGGGTGTCGGCACGACCGGGAGGGCGGCCGCATGAGCGCCTGGACCCTGGACGATCTCGCCGGCCTGGCGCGGCCGGCGATCCTCGAAGAGCTGTCGATCGACGCGATCTTCGCGGCACGCCAGGCCGAACTGGTCGAGCGCCTGGTGGCCGCCGGGATCGACTACTCGGTCGAGGATCTGGAGACCGATCCGGCCATGATCCTCCTGCAGGAGGCGGCCTTCGAGGAGACGATCCTCCGCGGGCGGACGAACGACGTGGCCCGTGCGCGGTACCTCTATTATGCGCGCCTGACCGAGGTCGACCATCTCGGCGCCTTCTACGATGTGACCAGGCTGGCGGGCGAGCCGGACGCGCGCTTCAAGCTGCGCATCCGCCTGGCCGTCCAGGGCCGCTCGACCGGCGGGACCGAGCCCGGCTACCGGGGCGCGGCGCTCGGCGCCTCGCTCAGGGTGGCCGATGCGCGGGTCTATCGCGACGGCCGCGCGCCGATCATCCATGTCGCGGTGTTCAGCACCGACAATAACGGCGTCGCCGACGCGACCCTGCTGGCTCAGGTCCGGACCGCACTGGAGCGGTCGGAGTTCCTGGTCATCAACGACACGATCGACG
Coding sequences:
- a CDS encoding baseplate J/gp47 family protein, which translates into the protein MSAWTLDDLAGLARPAILEELSIDAIFAARQAELVERLVAAGIDYSVEDLETDPAMILLQEAAFEETILRGRTNDVARARYLYYARLTEVDHLGAFYDVTRLAGEPDARFKLRIRLAVQGRSTGGTEPGYRGAALGASLRVADARVYRDGRAPIIHVAVFSTDNNGVADATLLAQVRTALERSEFLVINDTIDVRSAVVDVVPVAADLWLLPDADVGLITTLRDGLQAAWAEASGLGRDLTRAWLLSKLMADGVANVVVTAPAADLVVPFDKAVRLGLPVLTYRGRSY
- a CDS encoding GPW/gp25 family protein → MQAIRYRTGLDRNTFRPLTGWAHVQQSIAVIWTTRLLTRVMRLSFGSDVRSWLAEDLTPETAIGIYDELVTAVHTHEPEYRIRDLQFVSLTREGGLGLKHGGIYYPEGRLGNYTIAQPVAASLPLAAREGWYRRNAVLGVGTTGRAAA